Within Anopheles nili chromosome 3, idAnoNiliSN_F5_01, whole genome shotgun sequence, the genomic segment TGCTCGCATTGCTAGACTCCTCCTCGCGGTGTTTATTAATACGCATCAGCTTTGTGACGGTTACGTGTTTGTTTCCTGCAACAAATTCTGTCGAAAATGCGAATGAAAGaacattaaattaaaccaTGCGGAAGATTTTGAGAAACGTTTAGCTGTTTATGTTTAGTACTTTGAATATAGTTTGAATTATCACCTCCCAAACGATCATCGATTGTACCGGCAGGTTCATCTTCCTCGTCACTGCTAATGTCGATGGCTTCTCCATCAGCACCGGGCCCCGCCATGTTCTGGTCAGCAGCGCTACCCTGTGTCGAAGATGGTTGCGCGCGGTTATTCATGTACATGTTTGTCAGAGTGTTGCTCATTTGATTTCGCGTGTTTGCTCCGGCCTCGTCGAGTACTTCAACTTCCGAGGCACCTTCTTCATCGGGATCGGACGATGCATTGCTATCAAGACCGTAGCTGTGCAATACAGTACGATACGCTTGCTCGACATGCATACGAAAGGGTATCGTTTTTCGACGATGATAATCCCGGTAACGTTGCTGTAGCTCTCGCGCCATCACCCCCACGTCGACGTATGTTTGGTGCACATTTTCCTCTAAATACTGTagaggaagagaaaatcaATAACTAGCTCATCAAACGGCTGGCGGTGGTACGGTACAGCGAGCAACGTGAAGCGCACTTCATGAACGCCGGTTTCACTGCGCCGCGCGCGCCACAACATAACCTACGCTCCAACGAACGATCGACACATCTTTAGCCAATGTTTCTAATCCTTACTCGCACATCTCTTACCTGCTTCACTCGCGGTATTAACATGGTATCATACGGCAAAGGCAGCGTTCTTTTATGCATCATATTTGAAGTTTGAAATGCGAAAAACCacagaaaaatgaacgaatttCGTTGACGCTCTCTTCTGCTCTGTGCTCGCTCTATATCTTTTTGTCAAACTGTTTCCTATCCTTGCAAACTTACCTGTACGGCTGTCAACATGACGGATATGTCGTTGATTTTTCACTAGAATCTATTTACGtttttaaattgatatgaGAAATTTCCAATTGACCAACTGGTGTTGAAAATCTGTGAACATTTATACCAGCATTTGAATATAATTTGAAACACTTGTTTATGTGTTAAATTATGCACTATTTATTTGTTACTGTGATTTTGAATGCTACCGTTTCCGAAACAGTTCACAGTTGCTAGCTCATGGGAAGAAGTCATTTGACAACAttcaattcaaaacaaaagcaaaccgtCAGATAAGGACGCGCAAAGTTTCTTTTCCAATTGCAGTTATTTTCAAATGGTTGTCTTGAATTATGTCTTCGACTAAACGCATGACTCTTCCGAGGCGCACTCAGGAATTCGATATATCGGCTCCGCAATCATCGGtcaaaaaaccccaaaagtGAGTAATAAAGTTTAGCATAGTATTGTTCTGATTCAACAATCCACTTCTCACGTTTGATTTCAGCCGCGTCAGTAGAATTGCTCAGCCTGTGCGTAGATCCACCAAACCTGTGGGACAGTTGGGTGAAAATGGCCGATCGAGATCCATGGAACGTGGCCTCAACAGTGCCTTGTTGGGAGTGCCTTCGACTGCTACGAAGAAATCGCTCAACCCACGTAGTATGAGCGCTACCCCTCAGCTACGGACACCGCTACGTAGCGTGGGCTATGGAGGATTGAACGCGGATAATGTGCTACCCATGCCTTCGACCGTTGAACGTGAGCAATTTTCGCCAGAAGCACGGCAAATATTCGACTATCTTTCGCAAGCCAACATTGCTGACTTGCCGAAAGATTTCATCGAGCGTGGCAATATAAGAGCGATGTCCATGAAGCAGTTTCTAATTATCGTTGCTCACTTGCTTCGTCAAATTGGTGGCAGTCGGTACAAAATTGGCACCAACTTTATTGAAGACATTATGAAAGCAATTACCGAACTGCACTGTCCGTTTACTGTCAGCAAATCGATGTTAAAAACGCCAAGCGCACCGCACTCCATCCACCATATTATAACGATGCTCTTGTGGTTGATAAGTCTGGCCCCTAAATCGATCACACCGATCGAGTGGGCACCGAAATGCTTGCATGCGTCCGAGTTTCCATCGCAGGAATTTAcccaatttttcttccaagCTTCAATTGAAAGTTTCCACCTGTGGAACCTGAAAAAAGAGGTCGAATTTGGCGAACAGGTGGAGGCAATGATTGACCGTCTGGTGTCAGAGAAAACTAACGGACTTTCTCAGGACCAGGTACGTATGCGAACTGAGCAAATCGTGAAGCAGCTAGAATCGATCGGTGCTGACAGAACAATAGGTCAGACACGGGACCTAAGCTTTGGCGATGTGCAGCGGGAAGTTAGCGAACTGCAACGGGTTGAGAAACATCTGtcggaagaaacgaaacagcTAAAGAAGCAGCTGGAACGCCAGGAACAGATGTACCACCAGCGACAAGATCAGTACTACGATAGGGAAAACGCCATCTATAAAGTGAAAGAGCAGCTTTCTAAACAGGAAATGACGGTCAGCGAACGAGACGAGCTACGGATGATGATCATCCAATGCAAAAATCTCATATCCGCTAAGCGCAAAGCAATTGCATGCTTGGAGGAGGAATCTTCTGACTATCAGATTACGCTGTCTCGGTTGATAAAGCGGAAAATCAACTGCATTTCCGAACTCAACACCAAGCTGTACAACTTTTCCAACGCCATCAAACCCGAAATTCAGTTCGAGCCGATCGAACTGAATCTCCAATCGAACAATTACACCGAACTCGAGGAAACACTCTTGACTCTCGAACAGCAGTTGGCGGACGTGTTTCAGCAGTATCGCGCATGGAGACATAGGCtcagcaaagaaaaatgtcTTGTCGAACAAGAGATGTCCGACCTCCGGCTTATGGTGGCTGCGTTGGAATCAAAAATATCCAAACAAACGGAACATTTCCATCAgatccagcagcagcgaagTGCTGTCGTACGTGAACTGATTGCACTTGCCGATCGGGCGAATGAACAAAAACCGGTGCATGTCCGGGAAAAAGAGCTTGATCTCGCTATATTGCAGACCCGAGAGCAACTGGAAGGCAATCGTAAAGCAATCGAGAAACTTAGCCTCGACAAGCAAAAGCTAATGGAGGACGGGCTGGAGCGATGTCGGCAGGCGCTCGACGAGAGGCATTTGAAACTAGCCTCTTTCCGCGCGTATGTCCAGAATTGTGAGGATATTATGAAGCAAATTGTGGTTGTTTGCTTTAgtaatgagaaagaaaaaagtgaatCGGTTTAACGGGAAAAATCGTAATTCTTTTATTTATCGAAAATGAGTTTTGCCTTACTGAATTTTTGTAATTGTTTGAATTCTCTACACTTTTTGTcttaaaaatatttgcatgcatagtttgcaaattaaaataaatggaatAGTACCGAAATCATGTTTAGAAAATCTTCAACACACGTGCCTGATTAGATTAAAAAATACTTTTCACCCCGTCGTACGTGACGCAATTCGTATCAGCATATCGAACAAACCGAGCAGAATGCATGCGAGCGCACTCCATCAACGCCAAAACGTCTTCTTCGGCACGATGGGCCTTAACCAGTTCCTTCCCGATGGTGCGTTTGTAAAGTTCCGATAAATTGTAGCGTTTTTTCAGCTTCCGCTCGGACGGACCagcttgctttgtttcgtcctGCGTAACATCAGAGGCTGCAGTATCGAACAGTCTTTTCCGCGCCTTCGATTGGCCCAGTGGCGGAGAACTATTACCTTCACCTTTGGATGGCTGAATTGGCGTTTGTTCTTGCACGGCAGGACCATTTAGAAACTCTCTGAGCGTCTGTTTGTAATTTTGCTCCAAACGCTGACCCTGCGGTGTGGTTTCGTTGATTTTTCGACGCATTGCCAAAATATCGTTGGCCTGTTCGAGCTGCTCCATACTTCGTACCGCCTGGTACTCTAGTTCCGAAATTTCATTCTCCGCTCCATCCTTGTCATTATTAGTCGCCGCTTCCAGGTCAGTCTCTATATTTCGAAAAGCGGCAAGGGAGTCAAGGTAGTGCAGATCTTCGGGTAACATAATACCGATTTTCTGCATGTGCCGCTTAAGTATGATGAAATCGAACCGATCTCCATTATGGGCCACCAAACAGGCGGGCTTCTGCAACCGGTCCAGAAACATCTTCACCATCACGCCAACATTCTCATCGAATTTAGACTCGTTCTCCAGCAGATCATTGTACAACCCTAGCAGAATCCAGAACCATGGTAAGCAAAACT encodes:
- the LOC128724920 gene encoding kinetochore protein NDC80 homolog — encoded protein: MSSTKRMTLPRRTQEFDISAPQSSVKKPQNRVSRIAQPVRRSTKPVGQLGENGRSRSMERGLNSALLGVPSTATKKSLNPRSMSATPQLRTPLRSVGYGGLNADNVLPMPSTVEREQFSPEARQIFDYLSQANIADLPKDFIERGNIRAMSMKQFLIIVAHLLRQIGGSRYKIGTNFIEDIMKAITELHCPFTVSKSMLKTPSAPHSIHHIITMLLWLISLAPKSITPIEWAPKCLHASEFPSQEFTQFFFQASIESFHLWNLKKEVEFGEQVEAMIDRLVSEKTNGLSQDQVRMRTEQIVKQLESIGADRTIGQTRDLSFGDVQREVSELQRVEKHLSEETKQLKKQLERQEQMYHQRQDQYYDRENAIYKVKEQLSKQEMTVSERDELRMMIIQCKNLISAKRKAIACLEEESSDYQITLSRLIKRKINCISELNTKLYNFSNAIKPEIQFEPIELNLQSNNYTELEETLLTLEQQLADVFQQYRAWRHRLSKEKCLVEQEMSDLRLMVAALESKISKQTEHFHQIQQQRSAVVRELIALADRANEQKPVHVREKELDLAILQTREQLEGNRKAIEKLSLDKQKLMEDGLERCRQALDERHLKLASFRAYVQNCEDIMKQIVVVCFSNEKEKSESV
- the LOC128725771 gene encoding three-prime repair exonuclease 1; this encodes MVEIKSFVFFDLETTGIPEYEFFKTKITELSLVACSREHFLESVIEQPRVLHKLSLCFNPARVISIGASQSTGLYNDLLENESKFDENVGVMVKMFLDRLQKPACLVAHNGDRFDFIILKRHMQKIGIMLPEDLHYLDSLAAFRNIETDLEAATNNDKDGAENEISELEYQAVRSMEQLEQANDILAMRRKINETTPQGQRLEQNYKQTLREFLNGPAVQEQTPIQPSKGEGNSSPPLGQSKARKRLFDTAASDVTQDETKQAGPSERKLKKRYNLSELYKRTIGKELVKAHRAEEDVLALMECARMHSARFVRYADTNCVTYDGVKSIF